One window of the Deltaproteobacteria bacterium genome contains the following:
- a CDS encoding M48 family metalloprotease, which yields MSPEREIALGRQASVQVEREIGLVRDPKLTRYVGEIGERLAAASPRQDVTYHFAVADMAEANAFALPGGWVYVSRGLLALANSEDELANVIGHEIGHVAARHAAQRETRSTGVGLLSALGSIAAAVVGGPQAAQMVGQLGHVAGAGLIASYSRDQERQADVVGQDIAAEAGWDPAGMAGFLATLEREGRLEARGAGRAPSFLDSHPAAGERALAAGRRAEQMGAHRSAPIARSRADFLHRIEGVRIGPDPREGVFEDTRFLHPELDFAIDFPRGWQTQNSREAVGAMAPRQDAVVVLESQGGREQPATAARRWLASNPDTRVVDGGSLQLGPWPAYRALVEAPTQRGLAVLSLTWVAHPSGTFRLTGMTAPPAWRYYAPVFDAVARSLRPLSSAERSGIRGLRLAIAEARGGETLAQLGRRTGNRWSLDETAVANDLPRDARLESGRLVKIALATPLD from the coding sequence ATGTCCCCCGAGCGCGAGATCGCGCTCGGGCGCCAGGCCTCCGTCCAGGTCGAGCGCGAGATCGGGCTCGTCCGCGACCCGAAGCTCACCCGCTACGTCGGCGAGATCGGCGAGCGCCTCGCGGCGGCCTCGCCGCGCCAGGACGTCACCTACCACTTCGCGGTGGCGGACATGGCCGAGGCGAACGCCTTCGCGCTGCCGGGGGGCTGGGTCTACGTCTCGCGCGGCCTGCTCGCGCTCGCCAACAGCGAGGACGAGCTCGCCAACGTGATCGGTCACGAGATCGGGCACGTCGCCGCCCGCCACGCGGCGCAGCGCGAGACGCGCTCGACGGGGGTCGGCCTGCTCTCGGCGCTCGGCTCGATCGCCGCGGCGGTGGTGGGTGGGCCGCAGGCGGCGCAGATGGTGGGCCAGCTCGGCCACGTGGCCGGTGCCGGGCTGATCGCGTCGTATAGCCGCGACCAGGAGCGGCAGGCGGACGTGGTCGGGCAGGACATCGCGGCGGAGGCGGGCTGGGATCCCGCCGGCATGGCGGGCTTCCTCGCGACGCTCGAGCGCGAGGGGCGGCTCGAGGCCCGGGGTGCCGGGCGCGCGCCGAGCTTCCTCGACTCGCACCCGGCGGCGGGCGAGCGCGCGCTGGCGGCGGGGCGGCGCGCGGAGCAGATGGGCGCGCACCGGAGCGCGCCGATCGCGCGCAGCCGGGCGGACTTCCTGCACCGGATCGAGGGCGTCCGCATCGGGCCCGACCCGCGCGAGGGCGTCTTCGAGGACACCCGCTTCCTGCACCCCGAGCTCGACTTCGCGATCGACTTCCCGCGCGGCTGGCAGACCCAGAACTCGCGCGAGGCGGTGGGCGCGATGGCGCCCCGGCAAGATGCGGTGGTGGTGCTCGAGTCGCAGGGTGGGCGCGAGCAGCCGGCGACGGCGGCGCGCCGCTGGCTCGCGTCCAACCCGGACACGCGGGTGGTCGACGGCGGCTCGCTGCAGCTCGGGCCCTGGCCGGCCTACCGGGCGCTCGTGGAGGCCCCGACCCAGCGCGGTCTCGCCGTTCTCTCGCTCACCTGGGTGGCGCACCCGAGCGGGACCTTCCGCCTGACCGGCATGACCGCACCCCCCGCGTGGCGCTACTACGCGCCGGTCTTCGACGCCGTCGCGCGCAGCCTGCGCCCGCTCTCGAGCGCCGAGCGGAGCGGGATCCGCGGCCTGCGCCTCGCGATCGCCGAGGCGCGCGGCGGCGAGACCCTGGCCCAGCTCGGCCGGCGCACCGGCAACCGCTGGAGCCTCGACGAGACCGCCGTCGCCAACGACCTCCCCCGCGACGCCCGCCTCGAGTCCGGCCGGCTCGTCAAGATCGCCCTCGCCACCCCGCTCGATTGA
- a CDS encoding glutathione S-transferase family protein, which yields MALVLHGAAPSPFVRKVRVALIEKGIPYELVPVLPFPPANATPEFRRMSPLGKIPALSDGDFAISDSSVICAYLERTHPAPPLYPSDARAYARALWLEEFADSRLVEATGPAFFQRVVRKLVLQQEPDEALVRKSLAELLPPALDYLEGQLDGAEWLAGGRFTVADIAAASMLQQLRHAGETLDAGRWPHVAAFAERALARPSFASCIAEETRLLGLG from the coding sequence ATGGCCCTGGTCCTGCACGGCGCGGCGCCGTCCCCCTTCGTCCGCAAGGTCCGCGTGGCCCTGATCGAGAAGGGCATCCCCTACGAGCTGGTGCCGGTGCTGCCCTTCCCGCCGGCCAACGCGACGCCGGAGTTCCGGCGCATGAGCCCGCTCGGCAAGATCCCGGCGCTCAGCGACGGCGACTTCGCGATCTCCGACTCGTCGGTGATCTGCGCCTACCTCGAGCGCACGCACCCCGCGCCGCCGCTCTACCCGAGCGACGCCCGGGCCTACGCCCGCGCCCTCTGGCTCGAGGAGTTCGCGGACTCCCGGCTCGTCGAGGCGACCGGGCCGGCCTTCTTCCAGCGGGTCGTGCGCAAGCTCGTCCTGCAGCAGGAGCCCGACGAGGCGCTCGTGCGCAAGAGCCTCGCCGAGCTGCTCCCGCCGGCGCTCGACTACCTCGAGGGCCAGCTCGACGGCGCCGAATGGCTGGCCGGCGGGCGCTTCACGGTCGCCGACATCGCGGCGGCCTCGATGCTCCAGCAGCTCCGGCACGCCGGCGAGACGCTCGACGCCGGGCGCTGGCCGCACGTGGCGGCGTTCGCGGAGCGGGCGCTGGCGCGGCCCTCGTTCGCGAGCTGCATCGCCGAGGAGACCCGGCTGCTGGGCCTCGGCTGA
- a CDS encoding XRE family transcriptional regulator, with protein sequence MAARTRKRGRPRKKGKAPSRSPGAPAPAGAGGLSAALARGLGALTGGVRGTVAATPGIGLQVGRRLLLSREAARMRLEAGRTLRELRELAGLTVDELARALDLRDRTLLEAVEAGTATLSFELILRLSALVARNDPIPFVAQMARGSNPALWSVLEDWGVGRIPLQLERERRFLNLFRGHDVARELSDEGFERVLAFLRTAFELALGFVAEQEGLAPRGRRRRAVRRPARRQKV encoded by the coding sequence GTGGCCGCGCGCACCCGCAAGCGGGGCCGCCCGCGCAAGAAGGGGAAGGCTCCTTCGCGATCGCCCGGCGCGCCGGCCCCGGCGGGTGCGGGCGGGCTCTCGGCCGCGCTCGCGCGCGGCCTCGGCGCCCTCACCGGCGGCGTGCGCGGCACCGTCGCGGCGACGCCCGGCATCGGCCTCCAGGTGGGCCGCAGGCTCCTGCTCTCGCGCGAGGCGGCCCGCATGCGCCTCGAGGCCGGCCGCACCCTGCGCGAGCTGCGTGAGCTCGCCGGGCTCACCGTCGACGAGCTCGCCCGGGCGCTCGACCTGCGCGACCGCACGCTCCTCGAGGCCGTCGAGGCCGGCACCGCGACCCTCTCCTTCGAGCTGATCCTGCGCCTGTCGGCGCTCGTCGCCCGCAACGACCCGATCCCCTTCGTCGCGCAGATGGCGCGCGGCTCGAACCCGGCGCTGTGGAGCGTGCTCGAGGACTGGGGGGTCGGGCGCATCCCGCTCCAGCTCGAGCGCGAGCGCCGCTTCCTGAACCTGTTCCGCGGCCACGACGTGGCCCGCGAGCTCTCCGACGAGGGCTTCGAGCGCGTGCTCGCCTTCCTGCGCACGGCCTTCGAGCTGGCGCTCGGCTTCGTCGCCGAGCAGGAGGGGCTCGCTCCGCGCGGCCGCCGCCGCCGGGCCGTGCGCCGCCCCGCCCGACGTCAGAAGGTGTAG
- a CDS encoding DUF885 domain-containing protein, whose amino-acid sequence MRRILRGAAVLFVLALAALAVFAIPTIWGRPWSIEHFYTRVFAETLWEHPMLLSQLRVLEPYGIRWHDDELDDFSVAFAEREAERVRKNLRTLREYPLDEQSEEQRFSTRVLAWYLQVLADGAEFQFHPFPLNQFDGIQTTIPDFLLNVHQIRDARGARDYVTRLEKTGVAIDQVIAAMRFRMERGIVPPRVIVERVGADVERFLAGGPEASPLLTHFGEQVAKLDAVSDQERGQLLGAARRAVGEVVWPAWERLRGFVPELAAKAHEEVGAWALPEGSLYYGWALRYHTTTNLGADAIHELGLREVERIHGEMRAILAAEGFAVAEVATEAVAPPPAFTEAAPAGGEPAAPAPAPDPAAQAAPAPAPAVVPSLGDVLRAVQANPPVRYGDDEAGRQRILADYQAIVDEAQRRLPELVTRLPRAPVRVERVPAFKESGAAGAYYMPAPLDGSKPGVFYANLRSPAEVVPFSMRTLAYHEAIPGHHLQIALAQEMGGVPFFRRVIPFTAFIEGWALYAERIAGEAGWHPTPMDRLGQLVAEVFRAARLVVDAGLHARRWTREQAIDYMLRNTGMPETEVEAEVERYIVLPGQATAYKVGQMKILELRERAREALGPRFDAKAFNDLVLSRGALPLELLEEVVGEWLVRQPTSDRP is encoded by the coding sequence ATGCGAAGGATCCTGCGCGGCGCGGCCGTGCTCTTCGTCCTGGCGCTGGCGGCGCTCGCGGTCTTCGCGATCCCGACGATCTGGGGCCGCCCGTGGTCGATCGAGCACTTCTACACACGGGTGTTCGCGGAGACGCTCTGGGAGCACCCGATGCTGCTCTCACAGCTCCGGGTGCTCGAGCCCTACGGCATCCGCTGGCACGACGACGAGCTCGACGACTTCTCGGTGGCCTTCGCGGAGCGCGAGGCCGAGCGCGTCCGCAAGAACCTCCGGACGCTGCGCGAGTACCCGCTCGACGAGCAGAGCGAGGAGCAGCGCTTCTCGACCCGGGTGCTCGCGTGGTATCTCCAGGTCCTCGCCGACGGCGCGGAGTTCCAGTTCCACCCGTTCCCGCTGAACCAGTTCGACGGCATCCAGACCACGATCCCGGACTTCCTGCTCAACGTGCACCAGATCCGCGACGCGCGCGGCGCGCGCGACTACGTGACGCGGCTCGAGAAGACCGGCGTCGCGATCGACCAGGTGATCGCCGCGATGCGCTTCCGGATGGAGCGCGGCATCGTGCCGCCGCGCGTGATCGTCGAGCGCGTGGGCGCGGACGTGGAGCGCTTCCTGGCCGGCGGGCCCGAGGCGAGCCCGCTGCTCACGCACTTCGGCGAGCAGGTCGCGAAGCTCGACGCGGTCTCCGACCAGGAGCGCGGCCAGCTCCTCGGGGCCGCGCGCCGGGCGGTCGGCGAGGTCGTGTGGCCCGCCTGGGAACGCCTGCGCGGCTTCGTCCCCGAGCTCGCGGCGAAGGCGCACGAGGAGGTGGGCGCGTGGGCGCTCCCCGAGGGCTCGCTCTACTACGGCTGGGCGCTCCGCTACCACACCACCACGAACCTCGGCGCCGACGCGATCCACGAGCTCGGCCTGCGCGAGGTCGAGCGCATCCACGGAGAGATGCGGGCGATCCTCGCGGCCGAGGGCTTCGCGGTCGCCGAGGTCGCGACCGAGGCGGTGGCGCCGCCGCCGGCCTTCACCGAGGCAGCCCCGGCAGGGGGCGAGCCCGCCGCCCCAGCGCCGGCGCCCGATCCCGCGGCGCAGGCCGCCCCGGCGCCCGCGCCCGCCGTCGTGCCGAGCCTCGGCGACGTGCTGCGCGCGGTGCAGGCGAACCCGCCGGTCCGCTACGGGGACGACGAGGCCGGCCGCCAGCGCATCCTCGCCGACTACCAGGCGATCGTCGACGAGGCGCAGCGGCGGCTCCCGGAGCTGGTGACGCGGCTGCCCCGGGCTCCCGTGCGCGTCGAGCGCGTGCCGGCCTTCAAGGAGAGCGGCGCCGCGGGTGCCTACTACATGCCGGCGCCCCTCGACGGCTCGAAGCCCGGCGTCTTCTACGCGAACCTGCGCAGCCCGGCCGAGGTCGTGCCCTTCTCGATGCGCACGCTCGCCTACCACGAGGCGATCCCCGGCCACCACCTCCAGATCGCGCTCGCGCAGGAGATGGGCGGCGTCCCGTTCTTCCGGCGCGTGATCCCCTTCACCGCCTTCATCGAGGGCTGGGCGCTCTACGCGGAGCGCATCGCGGGCGAAGCGGGCTGGCACCCGACGCCGATGGACCGCCTCGGCCAGCTCGTGGCGGAGGTCTTCCGCGCGGCGCGGCTCGTCGTGGACGCCGGTCTCCACGCGCGCCGCTGGACCCGCGAGCAGGCGATCGACTACATGCTGCGCAACACGGGGATGCCCGAGACCGAGGTCGAGGCGGAGGTCGAGCGCTACATCGTGCTGCCGGGCCAGGCCACCGCCTACAAGGTGGGCCAGATGAAGATCCTCGAGCTGCGCGAGCGCGCCCGCGAGGCGCTCGGCCCGCGCTTCGACGCGAAGGCCTTCAACGATCTCGTCCTCTCGCGGGGCGCGCTGCCGCTCGAGCTGCTCGAGGAGGTCGTCGGCGAGTGGTTGGTCCGCCAGCCGACGTCCGATCGACCTTGA
- a CDS encoding ABC transporter permease, with protein sequence MRDLLAETVRTLRAHAFRFALTSLGVSWGTLMLTYLTASVTGMDRHFSREIEEVGPRIVWAFPGVVIKDKVGERGARPVELEVEDAERLATLRLVEHAAPNIAVWSSVVRGGGRTRLFTVYGVAAESAEIRRLEPEYGRFLSAREVEAGARVAFLGHEVAMRLFRRSDVVGETLQVESLRVRVVGVGRAKGDQLVNMGGQDDKALYLPHTTVQRWFEHEAPLEVIVFAPETAGATAATMEQARALVGLHHDFDPSLDTALSFVSIQDVLDLVRGIGFGLRIFLFAAGGITILVGAVGVMNIMLVVANERRREIGLRKALGARDRDVFVQFLAEAAAVCVLSGALGAALGVLAIRGMAALIRSQGSSFTSPPELGTAAVLGIAAALGLVGIAAGLLPALRAARVEPAESLRAP encoded by the coding sequence GTGCGCGATCTCCTCGCCGAGACCGTCCGCACGCTGCGCGCCCACGCCTTCCGCTTCGCGCTCACCTCGCTCGGCGTGAGCTGGGGCACCCTCATGCTCACCTACCTGACGGCCTCGGTGACCGGCATGGACCGCCACTTCTCGCGCGAGATCGAGGAGGTGGGGCCGCGCATCGTCTGGGCCTTCCCGGGGGTCGTGATCAAGGACAAGGTGGGCGAGCGCGGGGCGCGCCCCGTCGAGCTCGAGGTCGAGGACGCCGAGCGGCTGGCTACGCTGCGGCTCGTCGAGCACGCCGCGCCGAACATCGCGGTCTGGTCGTCGGTGGTGCGCGGCGGGGGCCGCACGCGCCTGTTCACGGTGTACGGCGTGGCGGCCGAGTCCGCGGAGATCCGCCGCCTCGAGCCCGAATACGGCCGCTTCCTCAGCGCGCGCGAGGTGGAGGCCGGCGCGCGCGTCGCCTTCCTCGGCCACGAGGTGGCCATGCGCCTGTTCCGCCGCAGCGACGTCGTGGGCGAGACGCTCCAGGTCGAATCGCTGCGCGTGCGCGTGGTCGGCGTCGGCCGCGCCAAGGGCGACCAGCTCGTCAACATGGGCGGCCAGGACGACAAGGCGCTCTACCTGCCCCACACGACCGTCCAGCGCTGGTTCGAGCACGAGGCGCCGCTCGAGGTGATCGTCTTCGCGCCGGAGACCGCCGGGGCCACCGCCGCCACGATGGAGCAGGCGCGCGCCCTCGTCGGCCTGCACCACGACTTCGACCCGAGCCTCGACACGGCGCTCTCCTTCGTGAGCATCCAGGACGTCCTCGACCTCGTGCGCGGCATCGGCTTCGGCCTGCGGATCTTCCTGTTCGCCGCCGGCGGCATCACGATCCTGGTCGGCGCCGTCGGCGTGATGAACATCATGCTCGTCGTCGCGAACGAACGGCGCCGCGAGATCGGCCTGCGCAAGGCGCTCGGCGCGCGCGACCGTGACGTCTTCGTGCAGTTCCTCGCCGAGGCGGCAGCGGTGTGCGTGCTGTCGGGCGCACTCGGCGCCGCGCTGGGCGTGCTGGCGATCCGCGGCATGGCCGCGCTGATCCGCTCCCAGGGCTCGAGCTTCACCTCCCCGCCGGAGCTCGGCACCGCCGCCGTCCTGGGCATCGCCGCGGCACTCGGGCTCGTGGGAATCGCGGCGGGCCTGCTGCCGGCGCTACGGGCGGCCCGGGTGGAGCCCGCGGAGTCGTTGCGGGCGCCCTAG
- a CDS encoding ABC transporter permease: MADALREALATLRAHKGRALLTLFGITWGTASVIFLTGWGDGVRVMMERGFFKAGRNLGEAWAGRIGEEFTPAVDRRWLWFVSEDLFALRERAQLSERVGGESWAWAAATFGSRARHVDLRGVDPEAQAVRGVPLAAGRPITQSDLDHRRRVVVLGDELRRTLLGPQGGVGSWIRLDGRPFQVVGVHARVGVQLSQDRMLIDKQIWAPLTTVQLLWPAWWTDEPVVSKIVFRIRDRALVAEAKQEVRAILAERLGVSPYDDEAVGIFSPLEMLNRFPLDESRGLMLVLAVTTLGVGGIGVLSMMLDAVHERRQEIGVRMALGATRGAVVRLFFVETFAITALGGLAGAALGVAIAWGLGRLEVPDLVPLPVLKASLVWVALAVMTMVGVAAGVVPAWRAARVDPAVTLRME; encoded by the coding sequence ATGGCCGACGCGCTGCGCGAGGCGCTCGCGACCCTGCGCGCCCACAAGGGCCGCGCGCTGCTCACGCTCTTCGGGATCACCTGGGGCACGGCCTCGGTGATCTTCCTGACCGGCTGGGGCGACGGCGTGCGGGTCATGATGGAGCGCGGCTTCTTCAAGGCCGGCCGCAACCTGGGCGAGGCGTGGGCGGGGCGGATCGGCGAGGAGTTCACGCCGGCGGTGGACCGCCGCTGGCTCTGGTTCGTGTCGGAGGACCTGTTCGCGCTGCGCGAGCGCGCGCAGCTCTCGGAGCGGGTCGGCGGCGAGAGCTGGGCGTGGGCCGCCGCCACCTTCGGGAGCCGCGCCCGCCACGTGGACCTGCGCGGCGTCGATCCCGAGGCGCAGGCCGTGCGCGGCGTCCCGCTCGCCGCGGGCCGCCCCATCACCCAGAGCGACCTCGACCACCGGCGCCGCGTGGTGGTGCTCGGCGACGAGCTGCGGCGCACGCTCCTCGGCCCGCAGGGGGGAGTCGGGAGCTGGATCCGGCTCGACGGCCGGCCCTTCCAGGTGGTCGGCGTGCACGCGCGGGTGGGGGTCCAGCTCTCGCAGGACCGGATGCTGATCGACAAGCAGATCTGGGCGCCGCTCACGACCGTGCAGCTGCTCTGGCCCGCCTGGTGGACCGACGAGCCGGTGGTCTCGAAGATCGTGTTCCGGATCCGCGACCGCGCGCTCGTGGCGGAGGCCAAGCAGGAGGTGCGCGCGATCCTCGCCGAGCGGCTCGGGGTGTCGCCGTACGACGACGAGGCGGTCGGCATCTTCAGCCCGCTCGAGATGCTGAACCGCTTCCCGCTCGACGAGAGCCGCGGGCTCATGCTCGTCCTCGCCGTCACCACGCTCGGCGTGGGCGGGATCGGCGTGCTCTCGATGATGCTCGACGCGGTGCACGAGCGGCGCCAGGAGATCGGCGTGCGGATGGCGCTCGGCGCCACGCGCGGCGCCGTCGTGCGGCTGTTCTTCGTCGAGACCTTCGCCATCACCGCGCTCGGCGGCCTGGCCGGGGCAGCGCTCGGCGTCGCGATCGCCTGGGGTCTCGGCCGGCTCGAGGTCCCGGACCTCGTCCCCCTGCCGGTGCTGAAGGCGTCTCTCGTGTGGGTGGCGCTCGCCGTCATGACGATGGTGGGGGTGGCGGCCGGCGTGGTCCCGGCCTGGCGCGCCGCACGCGTCGATCCCGCCGTGACCTTGCGGATGGAGTGA
- a CDS encoding ABC transporter ATP-binding protein: MSAPAVIELEGVHKHYDFGRGRVHALRGVDLRIEAGEWVAVMGPSGAGKTTLLEILGCLSRPSGGRYRLGGRSVDDLAPDALARVRGERIGFVFQSFNLLPRLSAADNVALPLVYRRRPRAERVRRAHEALARVGLEARGEHRPAELSGGERQRVAIARALVNAPSLLLADEPTGNLDSGTSEEILALLHGLHDEGNAIVLVTHDPAIGGRAPRLVTIRDGRIESDRRTGAG; this comes from the coding sequence ATGAGCGCACCCGCGGTGATCGAGCTCGAGGGCGTCCACAAGCACTACGACTTCGGGCGCGGGCGCGTCCATGCGCTGCGCGGGGTCGACCTGCGCATCGAGGCCGGCGAGTGGGTGGCGGTGATGGGGCCCTCGGGCGCCGGCAAGACCACGCTGCTCGAGATCCTGGGCTGCCTCTCGCGGCCGAGCGGGGGCCGCTACCGGCTGGGCGGCCGTTCCGTCGACGATCTCGCTCCGGACGCGCTCGCGCGCGTGCGTGGCGAACGGATCGGCTTCGTGTTCCAGAGCTTCAACCTGCTCCCGCGCCTGTCGGCCGCCGACAACGTGGCGCTGCCACTCGTCTACCGGCGCCGGCCGCGCGCCGAGCGCGTGCGCCGCGCGCACGAGGCGCTGGCGCGGGTAGGCCTCGAGGCGCGCGGCGAGCATCGCCCCGCCGAGCTGTCGGGCGGGGAGCGCCAGCGCGTCGCGATCGCGCGCGCGCTCGTGAACGCCCCCTCGCTGCTGCTCGCCGACGAGCCCACCGGCAACCTCGACAGCGGCACCAGCGAGGAGATCCTGGCGCTCCTCCACGGCCTCCACGACGAGGGCAACGCGATCGTGCTGGTGACCCACGATCCCGCGATCGGCGGGCGCGCGCCGCGGCTCGTCACGATCCGCGACGGCCGCATCGAGAGCGACCGGCGCACGGGAGCCGGCTGA
- a CDS encoding efflux RND transporter periplasmic adaptor subunit, with the protein MSAQLRTRARTRPAPGLAVALLLASGCSGGRDGAPPPTAPVERGRIERIVVATGTIEPEREVEVRPRTPGIVERILVDDGDTVQRDQVVVELEKELLAAQVREARAAVEAARVGLRYAGIELERMATLHERGAASDQKQDEARASHETAQAGLAQAEARLASLEVQLRYTTIRAPLDGTVLDVAIEEGNAVSPVTAVTGGTLLLSIAGGSEVHLKGLVDENEVARVEPGQPARLRTEAFADRVFAGRVRSIKPLGQRVQNVTYFEVEIEIVDPEATRLRPRMSADADIVTEVVEDAVVVPETALRYRGTEVQVDVWNGDGAEPSPRTVELGIVDGARVQILAGAEPGEAVVVP; encoded by the coding sequence GTGTCGGCCCAGCTCCGCACCCGAGCGCGGACCCGACCCGCCCCCGGGCTGGCCGTCGCGCTCCTCCTCGCGTCGGGCTGCTCGGGAGGCCGCGACGGCGCGCCGCCGCCCACCGCCCCGGTCGAGCGCGGGCGCATCGAGCGGATCGTGGTCGCCACCGGCACGATCGAGCCCGAGCGCGAGGTCGAGGTGCGGCCGCGCACGCCCGGCATCGTCGAGCGCATCCTGGTGGACGACGGCGACACCGTGCAGCGGGACCAGGTCGTCGTCGAGCTCGAGAAGGAGCTGCTCGCGGCGCAGGTCCGGGAGGCGCGTGCGGCCGTCGAGGCTGCGCGCGTGGGCCTGCGCTACGCCGGCATCGAGCTCGAGCGCATGGCCACGCTGCACGAGCGCGGCGCCGCCTCCGACCAGAAGCAGGACGAGGCGCGCGCGAGCCACGAGACCGCGCAGGCCGGGCTCGCCCAGGCCGAGGCACGGCTCGCCTCGCTCGAGGTGCAGCTCCGCTACACGACCATCCGCGCCCCGCTCGACGGCACCGTGCTCGACGTCGCCATCGAGGAGGGCAACGCGGTGTCACCGGTGACGGCGGTGACGGGCGGCACGCTGCTGCTCTCGATCGCCGGTGGGAGCGAGGTGCACCTGAAGGGGCTCGTCGACGAGAACGAGGTGGCGCGCGTCGAGCCCGGGCAGCCGGCACGCCTGCGCACCGAGGCCTTCGCCGATCGGGTCTTCGCGGGACGCGTGCGCAGCATCAAGCCGCTCGGCCAGCGCGTGCAGAACGTGACCTACTTCGAGGTCGAGATCGAGATCGTGGACCCCGAGGCGACACGGCTGCGCCCGCGCATGTCGGCCGACGCCGACATCGTGACCGAGGTGGTGGAGGACGCCGTCGTCGTGCCCGAGACGGCGCTCCGCTATCGGGGCACCGAGGTGCAGGTCGACGTGTGGAACGGGGACGGTGCCGAGCCCTCACCGCGCACGGTCGAGCTCGGGATCGTGGACGGCGCGCGCGTGCAGATCCTGGCCGGCGCCGAGCCGGGCGAGGCGGTGGTGGTGCCATGA
- a CDS encoding galactose mutarotase, with the protein MKTPAGRPEDDPALRPILLRSDAGVEAEVLPFGATLARLRVPDREGCPGDVVLSLATPADHLGNHPHVGATAGRYANRIGGASFTLDGRRHALPANDGPHHLHGGPRGLGRRPWRELERFALPGGAGVRLGIESPDGDEGHPGAVSVRACYALDAAGALHVEYHATTDAPTVLSLASHAYFHLDDGGASSVLDHRLWLRASRYAPVDASGLPTGTLEPVAGTPFDFTRPRALGERIEALVALRGGYDHPFALDAPGELALPAARLAAPRSGRVLTVRTTQPCLQLYTGNFLDGTLPCRDGVRPRRWGAVCLEAQAFPNAPNEPRFPSARIAPGQPYHHTTVYEISVDPRARAERPS; encoded by the coding sequence GTGAAGACCCCGGCGGGCCGCCCGGAAGACGACCCGGCGCTCCGCCCGATCCTGCTGCGCAGCGACGCCGGCGTCGAGGCCGAGGTGCTGCCCTTCGGCGCCACCCTGGCGCGGCTGCGCGTCCCGGATCGCGAGGGCTGCCCCGGCGACGTCGTCCTCTCGCTCGCCACACCCGCCGATCATCTCGGCAACCACCCGCACGTGGGCGCGACGGCGGGCCGCTACGCGAACCGGATCGGCGGCGCGTCCTTCACCCTCGACGGGCGCCGCCACGCCCTGCCGGCGAACGACGGCCCCCACCATCTCCACGGCGGGCCGCGCGGCCTCGGCCGGCGGCCCTGGCGCGAGCTCGAGCGCTTCGCGCTGCCGGGAGGGGCCGGCGTGCGGCTCGGGATCGAGAGCCCGGACGGGGACGAGGGCCACCCGGGCGCCGTCTCGGTGCGCGCGTGCTACGCGCTCGACGCCGCGGGCGCGCTCCACGTCGAGTACCACGCGACGACCGATGCCCCGACCGTCCTGAGCCTCGCGAGCCACGCCTACTTCCATCTCGACGACGGCGGCGCGAGCTCCGTCCTCGATCACCGGCTCTGGCTGCGCGCCTCCCGCTACGCGCCGGTCGACGCCTCGGGGCTCCCGACCGGCACGCTCGAGCCCGTCGCCGGCACGCCCTTCGACTTCACGCGCCCGCGCGCGCTCGGCGAGCGGATCGAAGCCCTGGTCGCGCTGCGGGGCGGCTACGACCACCCCTTCGCGCTCGACGCGCCGGGCGAGCTCGCCTTGCCGGCGGCGCGCCTCGCGGCGCCGCGCAGCGGCCGCGTGCTCACCGTGCGCACCACCCAGCCCTGCCTCCAGCTCTACACGGGGAACTTCCTGGACGGCACGCTCCCTTGTCGCGACGGCGTCCGGCCGCGCCGCTGGGGGGCGGTGTGCCTCGAGGCCCAGGCCTTCCCGAACGCGCCGAACGAGCCGCGTTTCCCCTCCGCACGCATCGCGCCCGGCCAGCCCTACCACCACACGACGGTGTACGAGATCTCGGTGGACCCCCGAGCCCGGGCGGAGCGACCGTCCTGA